Proteins from one Candidatus Roseilinea sp. genomic window:
- a CDS encoding fructose-1,6-bisphosphatase: protein MAHHSGDNSKPDRNLALELVRATEAAALAASKWMGRGNPNAGDQAAVEAMRLILSEVDMDGVVVIGEGEKDAAPMLYNGERLGNGLGIPVDIAVDPIDGTRLLSVGGAGAISVVGLAERGKMFKPCTFYMDKIVVGPECVGVVDIEAPPAANIRAVARAKGMPISAVTVCILDRPRHQKLIEKVRATGARVKLISDGDISGALQTAIPDSGVDILMGIGGTPEGVITAAAMRCLGGEIQGKLWPRDDAEREQAQSQCNLDEILTTEKLCGGDDVFFAATGITTGELLAGVHYSSNIARTFSLVMRSKSGTVRYIESRHRLDKLRTFSQVTYVD from the coding sequence ATGGCACATCACAGCGGCGACAACAGCAAGCCGGATCGCAACCTGGCCTTGGAATTGGTGCGCGCGACCGAGGCAGCGGCGCTTGCAGCCAGCAAGTGGATGGGACGCGGCAATCCAAACGCCGGCGACCAGGCCGCCGTCGAGGCGATGCGGCTGATCCTGAGCGAAGTGGATATGGACGGCGTCGTCGTCATTGGAGAGGGTGAAAAGGACGCAGCGCCAATGCTCTACAACGGCGAAAGGCTGGGCAATGGGCTGGGAATTCCGGTGGACATCGCCGTGGATCCAATAGACGGCACCCGCCTGCTCAGCGTCGGCGGCGCCGGGGCGATTTCGGTCGTTGGACTGGCCGAGCGCGGCAAAATGTTCAAGCCGTGCACCTTTTACATGGATAAGATCGTGGTGGGCCCGGAATGCGTCGGCGTCGTTGACATCGAAGCGCCGCCGGCGGCGAACATCCGCGCCGTTGCGCGCGCCAAGGGGATGCCGATCAGCGCCGTCACGGTGTGCATATTGGATCGTCCGCGCCATCAAAAGCTCATCGAGAAAGTGCGCGCCACGGGCGCGCGCGTCAAGCTAATCTCTGATGGGGATATCTCCGGCGCGTTGCAAACCGCCATCCCCGATTCTGGCGTAGACATCCTCATGGGCATCGGCGGCACGCCGGAAGGCGTGATCACCGCCGCGGCGATGCGCTGTCTGGGCGGCGAAATTCAGGGCAAGCTTTGGCCGCGCGATGACGCCGAACGTGAGCAGGCGCAGTCGCAGTGCAACTTGGACGAGATCCTGACGACGGAGAAATTGTGTGGCGGCGACGACGTCTTCTTCGCCGCAACGGGCATCACGACAGGAGAGTTGCTGGCGGGTGTACACTATAGCAGCAACATCGCCCGCACGTTCTCCCTGGTGATGCGGTCGAAATCCGGCACGGTTCGCTATATTGAATCACGCCACCGCTTAGACAAGCTGCGCACCTTCAGTCAAGTCACCTACGTTGATTGA